The genomic DNA AGGGAGAATTGAAGGACGATGGCCGCCGTCTTGGGGCCTACACCGTTGAATTGGGTGAGCCAGGCGCGGGCTTCCTCAAGCGGCAGGTCGCGCAGAAAGTCGAGGTTGAGCGAGCCACGCTCGGCGGTGATGGCGCGCAGGATTTGCTGGATGCGCGGCCCTTTCTGGTTGGCCAGCCCGGCGGGCCGGATGGCGTTGACGACAACCTCGGTTGGCGCGTCGCGCACGGCTTCCCATGCCGGCAGGGCGGCCCGCAACAGGTTGAAGGCCCGATCGCGGTTAACGTCGTTGGTGTTTTGCGAGAGGATGGTGGAGACCAATTCGTCAATGGCCGGGAGCGGGTTGCGCCAGGTAGGCTCGCCATAATGATCGAGCAGAAGTTGGTGGATGCGAAGGGCGCGTTTGGCGACGCGACCACGGGCGGTGGCGGGCATGGGGAGATTATAACGCTATCCACAACTCCGCCAGCCTAGTTGCGCAAGACTGTCTAATTGCCTATGCTATACTCGCCAGAGCATCACTCACAAGGAGGAGCCTATGCGTAAAAAAGCAACGCTCATCACCGGCGCTCTGGGCGAGATCGGCCAGGCGCTCGTCGGGCAAATCACCCGCGACCCCGCCGCCCGCATTCTCACCCTCGACATCCGTGACGCCGAGACGGCCAACCCGGCTGTCACTCACCTCAAGGGCGACATTCTCGACTCGGGCCTGCTGGCCCGCATCGTCAGCGAATATGAGATCGAGACGATCTACCATTTGGCCGCCCTGCTCTCCACCCGCAGTGAGTTTACGCCCGAGGCGGCCCACAAGGTGAACGTGGAGGGCACGCTCAAGCTTCTCCAAATCGCCGCCGACCAGTCGGAGTATCGCGGCCAGCCGGTGTTGTTCATCTTTCCCAGCTCGATTGCGGCTTACGGCCTGCCGAACCTGGAGACAAAGGCCAAGTATGCTCACGTGCGCGAG from Chloroflexota bacterium includes the following:
- a CDS encoding endonuclease III; amino-acid sequence: MPATARGRVAKRALRIHQLLLDHYGEPTWRNPLPAIDELVSTILSQNTNDVNRDRAFNLLRAALPAWEAVRDAPTEVVVNAIRPAGLANQKGPRIQQILRAITAERGSLNLDFLRDLPLEEARAWLTQFNGVGPKTAAIVLQFSLGRPAFPVDTHVYRVTGRLGLRPEKMSVEDAHPHFEALLPPETYYAAHLNLIRHGRETCHAQKPACDLCILRRNCNYYKTVRAGLKPATVRAGLKPAPTTKRKG